The Zygosaccharomyces rouxii strain CBS732 chromosome A complete sequence genome window below encodes:
- the SWR1 gene encoding chromatin-remodeling protein SWR1 (some similarities with gnl|GLV|CAGL0M01188g Candida glabrata CAGL0M01188g and some similarites with uniprot|Q05471 Saccharomyces cerevisiae YDR334W SWR1 Swi2/Snf2-related ATPase component of the SWR1 complex required for the incorporation of Htz1p into chromatin), protein MTRDNGKYNQRDNEKYSNLAQLKFEYDLLSNELFHLKEYISLVEFDPSYVNDTESYNRFIQDQGLSLENVHLQNHKEPSVDIPVRRRNLRAATAVGGGSSSSPENGVGSWLKEVETLVRDKYEELGEQFDKGRSIKRPAVSKPKAVKKPKIQNRAPKSPDGPLNERIEFDDMHQEEFDGNSDNYYFTTSSEDEDDNRRKPPRKKPRIKLVVNPPRQTVTNPVHVLKPHYKSLHNYLESFKSMDEDVSIEEYENYIKEQKDVFKAIRRGLENGALRYDPETDSIQPITTKEARLIQSHRPDPVTFFYKEQNLQTYQEYLINHGVYMSKLFQNSKKARIARARKVSQMIEQYFKHIAGAEERKAKEEEKRKKGLARAAMQAVKKRWTLAERAYKILRSDEEEKLKKIRGKEHLSKMLEQSTQLLGAQLNQNVEESVSESDVDDSDDDLGETDSNRDDDDDRDDDNISSSEDDSEHEDMSSEGQETATTTSPPPMDSAPENGKTIPFSNRSSPEPLSEHDGSSESDDSLVSTESSSEEEGASSDGEDATPATSNGLGLSSLFDDHIEDEEKDEEDYEMSGSQSESEAEDKVKRETREVFEDEIKGKDKESVNTNNHTSDDSQNGNSDLGLTKEKKPLMDEGYLENKGFEMDDKTVEETTPEQEVKPEEEKTKVAERANNVLDKAVPEADPLSVVDVPVPFLLRGSLRIYQKQGLNWMASLYNNNTNGILADEMGLGKTIQTISLLAYLACEKENWGPHLIVVPTSVLLNWEMEFKRFAPGFKVLTYYGSPQQRKEKRKGWNGPNAFHICIVSYQLVVQDQNSFKRKKWGYMILDEAHNIKNFRSTRWQALLNFNTERRLLLTGTPLQNNIAELWSLLYFLMPQTITDGAGFSGFADLDAFQQWFGRPVDKLIETGQDPAQDAETKKTVAKLHQVLRPYLLRRLKCDVEKQMPAKYEHVVYCRLSKRQRFLYDDFMSRAQTKATLASGNFMSIVNCLMQLRKVCNHPDLFEVRPISTSFSMDHCVAYDYSDLNKYVLRLLGQNERDRKVDFDFMNLSFTNNDAKMTTHRAQSISKLQCIQEFQRQVDLLREQNSLKSSEDEQLPSNLRHAEEFFRQLGQQKGQRAIDSLQFLQYVNRSKCEKKPLYGQNLINLLRVGPTKEAGPQAQCLEEMLTPLQTRITKHKNLIENYAVLTPNVVALDLRELSLGLNETNSVDSYSQAQLLSQFQSMTNPLHHLQTKLAIAFPDKSLLQYDCGKLQKLAILLQNLKDHGHRALIFTQMTKVLDVLEQFLNYHGYLYMRLDGATKIEDRQVLTERFNTDPRITAFILSSRSGGLGINLTGADTVIFYDSDWNPAMDKQCQDRCHRIGQTRDVHIYRFVSDHTIESNILKKANQKRQLDNVVIQEGDFTTDYFTKFSVKELLGPEVPNVMGVNDKPLLQESSQASKDPRRLEKLLAQAEDEDDVKAAHLAMKEVDADDNDFAENVNPDGTEGQKPITSKVDDDAQDEFDEYEGTNHVEEYMIRFIANGYYYS, encoded by the coding sequence ATGACTAGAGACAATGGTAAATATAACCAGAGGGATAATGAGAAGTATTCCAATCTGGCACAGCTGAAATTCGAGTACGATTTGCTGTCGAATGAGCTTTTCCATCTGAAAGAGTACatttctttggtggaattTGATCCTAGTTACGTAAACGACACTGAAAGTTACAACAGATTCATCCAGGATCAAGGTCTATCATTAGAGAATGTACATTTACAAAACCATAAAGAACCTAGTGTCGATATACCAGTACGAAGGCGTAACCTGAGGGCGGCTACCGCCGTCGGTGGAGGATCGAGCTCAAGTCCAGAAAATGGTGTTGGATCATGGCTCaaagaagtggaaacaCTAGTACGAGATAAGTATGAGGAACTAGGAGAACAATTCGACAAGGGTAGGAGTATTAAGAGACCTGCAGTTTCCAAACCTAAAGCTGTTAAGAAACCCAAAATTCAGAATAGGGCTCCCAAGTCCCCAGACGGACCGCTGAAcgaaagaattgaatttgatgacATGCATCAGGAAGAATTCGATGGAAATAGCGATAATTACTATTTTACTACctcttcagaagatgaagacgataATAGACGGAAGCCACCAAGGAAGAAACCTCGCATTAAATTGGTAGTAAATCCACCAAGACAAACAGTAACCAATCCTGTGCATGTATTAAAACCGCATTACAAAAGTTTGCATAATTATTTGGAATCGTTCAAATCCATGGACGAAGATGTTAGCATTGAAGAATACGAAAATTACATTAAGGAACAAAAAGACGTGTTTAAGGCCATACGACGTGGATTAGAGAATGGGGCTCTTAGGTATGATCCTGAAACCGATTCTATACAACCAATAACTACAAAGGAAGCAAGACTTATTCAATCGCATAGACCAGACCCAGTTACTTTTTTCTATAAGGAACAAAATTTACAAACCTATCAAGAGTATTTGATCAACCACGGTGTTTATATGAGTAAGCTATTCCAAAATTCTAAAAAGGCTAGAATAGCTAGAGCACGTAAAGTTTCGCAAATGATCGAACAATATTTTAAACATATTGCAGGTGCTGAAGAGAGAAAAGCTAAGGAGGAAGAGAAACGCAAAAAAGGGCTGGCCAGAGCGGCTATGCAAGCCGTTAAGAAGAGATGGACACTAGCTGAAAGAGCttacaaaattttaagaagcgatgaagaagagaaactGAAGAAAATTAGAGGTAAAGAACATTTGTCTAAAATGTTAGAACAAAGTACTCAACTATTGGGTGCCCAGCTTAATCAAAACGTGGAAGAAAGCGTATCAGAGAGTGATGTTGACGAcagtgatgatgatctCGGTGAAACTGACTCTAATAgggatgatgatgacgatagagatgatgataacatatcatcatcagagGATGACAGCGAGCACGAAGACATGTCGTCTGAGGGCCAAGAAACCGCAACAACTACAAGTCCGCCTCCAATGGATTCCGCTCCGGAAAATGGAAAAACAATTCCATTTTCTAATCGATCCAGCCCAGAGCCACTATCAGAACATGATGGTTCCTCAGAATCAGATGATTCGTTAGTATCAACTGAGAGTTCATCTGAAGAGGAAGGAGCTTCGTCAGATGGTGAGGACGCTACACCAGCTACATCTAATGGCTTAGGTTTGAGTTCTCTGTTTGATGATCATATCGAGGATGAAGAGAAAGACGAGGAAGATTATGAAATGAGCGGAAGTCAGAGTGAATCTGAGGCAGAGGACAAAGTCAAGAGAGAAACTCGGGAGgtctttgaagatgaaattaaaggGAAGGATAAGGAATCTGTAAATACAAATAATCACACTTCAGATGATAGCCAAAATGGAAATTCAGATCTTGGACTCACTAAGGAGAAAAAACCCTTAATGGATGAAGGTTACCTAGAGAATAAGGGCTTCGAAATGGATGACAAAactgttgaagaaactacACCTGAACAGGAGGTCAAACCTgaggaagaaaagactAAAGTTGCAGAAAGGGCCAATAATGTTTTGGATAAAGCTGTTCCAGAGGCAGACCCACTATCTGTTGTTGATGTGCCCGTACCATTTCTCCTTCGTGGTTCTTTgagaatttaccaaaagCAGGGTCTCAATTGGATGGCCTCTCTTTACAATAACAACACAAATGGTATTCTAGCGGATGAAATGGGTTTGGGTAAAACCATTCAAACAATTTCGCTGCTGGCATACTTGGCCTGTGAGAAGGAAAATTGGGGTCCACATCTAATTGTTGTCCCCACATCAGTCCTTTTAAACTGGGAAATGGAATTCAAGAGATTTGCCCCCGGATTCAAAGTACTGACTTACTACGGATCTCCTCAACAACGTAAGGAGAAGAGAAAAGGTTGGAATGGACCGAATGCATTCCACATTTGCATCGTTTCTTACCAACTAGTGGTACAGGACCAAAATTCCttcaagagaaagaaatgGGGTTATATGATTCTTGATGAAGCGCATAACATTAAGAATTTCAGATCTACCAGGTGGCAAGCTCTATTGAATTTCAATACTGAAAGAAGATTACTGTTGACTGGTACACCTTTGCAAAATAATATCGCAGAGTTGTGGTCTCTATTGTACTTCTTAATGCCACAGACAATTACAGATGGAGCCGGCTTCTCAGGATTTGCCGATTTAGATGCATTTCAACAGTGGTTTGGTAGGCCAGTGGACAAACTGATAGAAACCGGACAAGATCCCGCACAAGACGCAGAAACCAAGAAGACAGTCGCCAAATTACACCAGGTATTACGTCCTTACCTTTTGAGAAGATTGAAATGTGATGTAGAGAAGCAGATGCCAGCAAAGTACGAGCACGTTGTCTACTGTCGTCTCTCTAAGCGACAAAGATTTCTTTATGATGATTTCATGTCCAGAGCACAAACTAAGGCAACCTTAGCAAGTGGTAATTTCATGTCAATTGTTAACTGCTTGATGCAGTTGAGGAAAGTCTGTAATCATCCTGACCTTTTCGAAGTGAGACCTATCTCCACCTCATTTAGCATGGATCACTGTGTAGCATACGACTACTCagatttgaacaaataCGTCCTGAGATTACTGGGCCAGAATGAACGAGATAGAAAGGTggattttgattttatGAATTTATCATTCACTAATAATGACGCTAAAATGACTACTCATAGAGCTCAAAGCATTAGTAAATTGCAATGCATACAAGAGTTTCAAAGGCAAGTGGATCTCCTCAGAGAACAAAACTCATTGAAATCATCAGAGGACGAACAATTACCATCCAATTTGCGCCATGCTGAGGAATTCTTCAGGCAGTTGGGTCAGCAAAAGGGCCAAAGGGCCATAGACTCACTTCAATTCTTACAGTATGTTAACAGGTCCAAATGTGAAAAGAAACCGCTCTATGGACAAAATCTAATCAACTTGTTAAGAGTGGGTCCCACTAAGGAGGCTGGACCTCAAGCCCAGTGTTTAGAAGAAATGTTAACTCCACTACAAACCCGTATCACAAAGCATAAAAATTTAATCGAAAACTACGCTGTCTTAACGCCTAATGTGGTGGCCCTCGATCTAAGGGAACTGTCACTGGGGCTCAATGAAACAAATTCCGTTGATTCATACTCACAAGCTCAATTGTTAAGTCAATTCCAATCAATGACCAATCCGCTACACCATCTGCAGACCAAATTAGCTATAGCCTTTCCGGACAAATCGCTATTGCAGTATGACTGTGGTAAATTGCAAAAACTAGCCATTTTACTGCAAAACTTGAAAGACCATGGCCACAGAGCGCTGATCTTTACACAGATGACCAAAGTGCTAGATGTGTTAGAGCAATTCCTCAACTACCATGGCTACTTGTACATGAGACTTGACGGTGCTACTAAGATTGAAGATCGTCAAGTGCTTACAGAGCGTTTCAATACAGATCCTCGCATTACGGCTTTCATCCTTTCGAGTCGTTCAGGTGGATTGGGAATCAACCTCACAGGTGCGGATACCGTTATATTCTACGATTCCGATTGGAATCCTGCGATGGATAAACAATGCCAAGATCGTTGTCATAGAATTGGTCAAACGAGAGATGTTCACATCTACAGGTTTGTAAGTGACCACACCATTGAAAGCAACATTCTGAAGAAGGCCAACCAGAAACGACAGCTCGACAACGTTGTCATTCAAGAGGGTGATTTTACAACGGATTACTTTACGAAATTTTCTGTC